The region GAACGCCGCCGATCTTCGTCGCACTCGACCCCGGCCACGGCGGCAAGGACCCCGGCGCGATCGGCAGCTACTAGCTCCGATCTATCGCTCGCCGCGGATGCTCGACCAGCCGCCGGACGCGATGATGACGTGATCGAGGAACTCCAAGCCGAGAAGAGCCGCGCCGTCGGCGAGTCGCCGGGTGACCGCGCGATCCTCGGTCGAGGGGGTCGCTTCCCCGGACGGATGGTTGTGTGCCACCAAGACCGCGGCGACGCCCGGCTCTCGGAGCGCCGCTGCGAACACCTCGCGCGGCTCCATCGGCGCGTGCGCGATGCCGCCGATCCCAACCACCACCTCGCGCAGGAGCCGATGCTTGCGGTCGAGCAGCAACGCGACGCAACGCTCCTGCTCGAGGTGCGCCATCCGAGGACCGAGGAGCGCCGCGGCGTCGGCGGGTCGCATGATCTGCGGACGGTCGGCGGCCAGACGCTGCGCGGCCCGGCGGCCGAGCTCCAGAGCCGCCACGATCTCTGCCGCCGTCGCGGGTCCGATGCCGGGGATCGCGACCAGCTCGCTCGCGTGCATCCGGGGGAT is a window of Actinomycetota bacterium DNA encoding:
- the radC gene encoding DNA repair protein RadC translates to MTVGPRPVRVAERPPTDRPRERLAALGPSALSDAELLALLLRTGTAREDVLAFASRVLVALGGLGAIPRMHASELVAIPGIGPATAAEIVAALELGRRAAQRLAADRPQIMRPADAAALLGPRMAHLEQERCVALLLDRKHRLLREVVVGIGGIAHAPMEPREVFAAALREPGVAAVLVAHNHPSGEATPSTEDRAVTRRLADGAALLGLEFLDHVIIASGGWSSIRGER